The sequence cCCATTGTATATGTACATTATAACTTCAAAACATAAATGTTGTATTTATATGTGTGCGTATTTTAATGCATTTCACAATAGAAACTAGCCGATGAGCACATACTCTGTGTGTGtgaaaaatttcattttattttttgtttttttattagggagtgtgattagtttttaaaattttaaaaagagtatgaaaaaatgatggtaggacaatttctcttaataagtgcatattttatctaaatattacataattactgttttgtcctccttatgtaaatattgtgtatcaaaagtgagggtaaaataaaaaaaatagagatatgattgtcattttctcaaaagatactaaattactattttgccctcattatgtaagtattgtgtatcaaaaatAAGGGTAAAACGGGAAAAATGGGACAAAAAGTTAACAAGGAGGGTTCTCttaatagtaataataataatatatagatATAGACAACATAACCAGCTCCAGGAAGAGAAAACAGGAAACATCGTCAATCTTCAAAATAAAAGCATATATATGTAAACATCAGAAAGAACAATATCTAATTCTCCGCACAGGATTAACTTATTCggtataagtttttttttttttttctcatgtgCAAATTAAAGAGAGCTTTATAAGTAGATTAAAAATTGTGTTTTGAACTATTACAACATCAATGATTTCCcagccaaagaaaaagaaaactattGCCAGGGCCACCGTTTTTGCCAAATTTTCTCCTTACTAAAATACTTTAGTTATACACATGCGATCAGTATCTTGAATAAATTTTTTACACAATTCATAAAGAACAAAATTCGGTGAGGGCATCGTTATCCTTGGACCTTGACTATATTGTTTACCAAGATTTGTTTGATTATTCTTCCACAAACTTCTTAATCAAAGCATAAACATGTTCATCACACACCTTGTGCAATAGTCCATCTGGCTAGCTGTTGAATACTAATATATCCATATCAATTCGATCGACAAGAAGCTATAGCTTTATATATTACTGCGAAATTCAAGATATTGCAATTAGCCAAGAAAGTGCATGCAAATCTGCACAACTAACCTAGCAGCAAGTACTAACTATTTCCATGGAAATCTGGCTTACTTTTATGAGATTGCTACAGTCTTGCTTAATTTCCATGGAGCCTTTAGCATAACAAGCTAGGAAGGAGGAAATAAAACCAGAAACAAAGGGgaatagaaatttcacattCCTCATCCCATAAATCTGCTATAAACCTTTTCACCTTGGAAAAGAAACCATAATTCGATAGGCATCCATCTTTAATTTTATGGTTGTTGTAGTAAAGATGAATTGTGCGAAATCCATGACAAATACCAAACAGGGAACAAGTATCATGTAATATTTATCAAACAGGGAACAACTATCAGgtgatattttttattttttttatcaaacaggGAATAACTATCATGTAATATCGGTCATGATGAATCTCATTACAGCAAGCATGTTCATCAAGTATCTCCTGGCACTGTTCCTTTTCTCTGAAGATATCACTAGTTAAATCAGATACTAATTGTCAGAACATGAATATATACCCTATGTGGTGAGTTTGATTGTTTATAGCATATCTATCCCGCTTAAATTGTTACCTTTTTTAAATTAGAACAGAAATGTTTACATCAtaagttaaaacaaaacaaaaaaagacgTTATAGCTAATTAACAAATATCTCATCAATGTCATCAGTATTAGTCATTTGTTGTTTTCACCAGGGATGTGGTTTTGACATAAATCAATGCATGCTTGTAGGGGTCTATATGTAATTCTGATCCAGTACTAGTTATATGCATTGCTAAGGAAACCTATCTTCAATTGGATCATTATGGTAACTCTTGAGGAGCTGAAAAACAGTGGAACAGGTGACTCAATAGATAAATTAATGTGCATTCAAAGAAATACATGAACAAAAATATAGCTTACTTCTTTGATCGAAGTTAATAATTTGGAAGATAATCAATAAATTCGCCGGATAATTCCACAATTAGGCCTCCCAAGATTTCAGTTCCTGCAGATTGACATCTTAATCATTAAATCTGGAatcgaaaaataaataattaaggaGAGGCATGGCTACAATATACATGTGTATATGTATACCAGTGGAAATTAAGATTGATGGTGGCGATGGCACAATTAATGCTAGGGCATGGGGAAAGCGCCATTGATGTCCCAATTTTGAGAAGCATTGGGAAATTGGAGGTGGCTATTGCTGGAACTCTGATCAGTAGTATTATAATCGGAAACTACTGATGAAAATGACTTCATTTTGTTTCTCTTGATCAAAGCAGATTGATCCTCCTCGTGACGATGATGGTGATGAGCTTGATTAGCCAAGAGGGATCCCAGTTCTTGATTCACACGGTGATCTCCAAAATTAACCTTCGACGAGGATGAGATGTTTGTTTCGTGATCATCAAGCTGCTCAATCAATAAGTTCAATTGGTTCAACATCTGATAAGGCCTCCTACTAGTAGTGCAcatctttttctctcttgtCCTTTCCCTTGCCTTTGCTCTTGCCTTTGCCCTCGACTCCTTCGCAACATAAGCTCCAGTAGATTTAGATTCTCTCAACTTCTTCATCATCACCATCTCTTTTTCTTTGCTCATTACATGGTTTTCCACCTCGTTTATGTCCGAAACAACCTCGTCGCACTCGGAAGTGGAAGACAAACTCTTGGACTGCTCAGAACTGCAGCTCAAGTTCTTCTTCTGTGTTTCGAGATCCCTGATGGCCTTTCTGGACTTTTTTAGTAGCCACTCGATGGTTTTACTTGCCCTGTCAAGCCCTAGCAGGTCTTGGAGGTCAAAGAACTGACGGGCAACGTTGAGGGAGAGCCTCACCCTACGGTCCCTCAAACCCTGAGCGGTGAAGATCTTGCTGTGCCGGTCTTTCTTCATCTCGGCCGATGCTACTACTAAATCTtccctagaagaatgaagaaaaTAAGGAATAATATTATCATTACTAATGCTACCATAGTTACTATGGTAGtactgatgatgatgaagatgatctCCACAAGATGATGATATGGTGGAGTTTATAATACCAGGCACAGTGTTTGATGAAACTCCCAAATGGGTTAGGGTTTGATGAGAAGGAGGCGCCATTAAAGCAATATTTTGGTGTGAAAATTGACCAGAGAGGGGATCAGGAATGTGATGAAGGAAAGTGTCTCCGGTGCAGGTTTCTAGGTTTGcacaaggaggaggaggagggtaatttgaagaagaaaaagaagaaaagggaaagTTATGTTGAAAAGGAATTACAGTATTACTATTATAACTGGAAGATGAAAACATGATTTCTTTTTCCTCGGGCTGTTAGGCAGTCCTTATACAATATAATACCTTTGTTAAGACCTCTTCTTCTTTTGAACACTAGAAAGAAATTATCCTAATTTCGAACAGGTAAAGAGAGCTTCTTCATACCCATTGAACTTCTCAAGACTTTGCTTTTCATACTCACTTTCTCACTGCAACTTCAGATCCATCTGTGTTCTTAAAAAGAAGATCAAGGGGAGTGAGCTCTGCTGTGAAAGATGCATGGTATCGGATATATAAACACGGAAGCACTAATAAGTGGGggattgttttgtttgtgttggaGACATCTGAAAGATGGGTTTTTGGCTGTTTCTGCTGTTCTTCCtttctcttgtttttgtttttttttttccaggttTACTGTTTCTTGGGCAAAGTCTTGAAGGTACAATATTTGGATTAAGCAATAAGGATCCGGAGAATCTCGGGAATTCATGTATTTTATTCATCTATCGTATATCGtatggtaaaaaattatttaaaattaaataaaaaaaaaactgattttacgatatacgatgaacaaatACGATTTACGAATTTtcgaaatcctcacaaagaagatccggATTCCAATTTTTGGTTTTCATTGATGGTGATGTGTCACCGGACATGTAAGGCGCAAAATATGTGGGTTTGTGCCACTTAATGTGGAAATACCATACCCAACCAAAACTGATGGGAAATTTGACAACCCAACTTTTAGACCCgttaaaatttccagaaaaggGCAAGACCACATTTAATTAACTAGGGTTAGGTTAGGCAATACCTCAGCCTAGATAATAATTTCCAAGCACATTTTTTCTCTTTCGACATGGTTCAAATCATTTTTCTgacttaatttttatttatttattcaatttaaagaTCAAAATAGTGGAATGTataagaggaaaaaaaattcttataaaaaaatgtaagagaaaaaaaaaaaaaagactggaAATCATTCCCCAACTAGATAATGCCTCTTGtagaatttgaaaataaaaaagtaaacaaCAATTTTGGAGTAAGCTTCTTATTGTAGGTGGGATATACATCTTTTTTgctcttttatttttcaattaagCATCATCCAGCGACATGATGAAAtggtattttaattttaatatgttaattattaTTGGTGTTAATATAACACGTAGTCTCTCTGATTCATTACGTATCATAAGAATTGTGTATACACAAAAGTTTCTCCATTGTTGACAGATAAATTAATCTAACATATACTCTTGGGTCCGTACTTCTTAAAAGGGAGCCTAATTCATTATGACCATTACAAACAGAGGAAGCCTTTAAAGGAAGggatcttcatttttttttcttataaaagTGGGAATTAGTTGTGGGGTCCACACGATATTGAATTTTAACAATCTGAACTCTttattttcaagttgcacctcatagatcatcctttcataatattagccaaatcaaaaatatttaaaacatttaattgggttaaaaaaaatttatgaacactttgttatataagaaacaatgaaattttatcttcataattatattagcaaatgattttggattgaattgaatttttataaggatgatctatgaatcgagacttacaaactAGACGATTCGGATTATTGAAGTTCGATGTCGAGTGGGTCCCATACCTAGTCCCCACTTTTTGGAAAAAATAGAGATCTCTTTGCATAAATGGCATGTACAAACATATATTCTGTATTTGTCATACAAATATTAAGCATGCAAACGATCAAAGCTTTCTATTtacttggaaaagaaaaaactaatgAATCTTTAGGTTTTCCAAGCTGCTGGATGTGGTGGCTTTGTATATGGAAATTGCGCTTGCACATGCTTTTGTCCTTTACCCAGCAATAGAGGCAGCAAGTAGTGTTGTCGAGGAAGGAATGCTTTTTGACGTCCCATCTAGGGTCGCTTTCACCCTCTTTTTAAGTAGAATATAAGGTGGAAAGTAAAGGAGGATTGGTGGAAAAACAAGTAGGGTTCATTTGGGGTGTTGCCCTAGCTAGTGGAATGTGTTAGCTTAACTAAACCATCAGAGCATTTCCACCCATGAAAGTTTGCCATGGCCAAATCCAAAATCCACTCCAAAACCCATTCCACCCACTCCTCCAAGCCAGCCATGGTTGAGCCTTTGCAGCAGCCTTGACAAATCTAGCCCCTAGTTCATGGTAGTTACTATTTACAATTGGTGGAGAGTAACATAATCGCAGCAACTTATTCAAAATTAATCTCATTCGTTGAATAATTAGTAAATCTCATTACAGTTACTAATTtataatggatggaaaatgataAAAGAGAAGCTTAAAAAATTTACTATATAAGTAAATAGTAACTACCACGCCTATTTGTAAACTCAAATCCATCAAATGGGTGAAAATGCTCTCAGGCATGGATTTCATTTAAACTAAAAGCGACATTGGCATGTTTCAATAGTTGGTGTGGCAGTTACACTATCCATGCATGTTGGCAGATTTTGTCTTTGGTTTGAAGATCCACGAATTTTATTTCGGACTTCATATTTGAAGACTGTAATTGTGTTTAGACTTGAGATCATCTTCAACCTTTgggttaaaatctaaaaattttAACCTAGAAATATGTTTTCTACTCCAACTCTTTTGGGTTAATTTTTTGTCTAAGAAATATGAATTTTTTGATGAGCATGCTCCATCCTCCCATAAGCATTAGCAAAATCATCTGAGGTTAGGATTCGGGTAGAATCATTCACATGGCCACATGCAAGATCAAGAGTTGGAGctaaattttcaaaataaaattgaaagtaCCAAATAGGAGAACTGTAATTGGATAGAAGATAACCCAATACTACTCCAAAGTAAATGTAACTCCACAATATCAATGTCTTGACCTTTCAACTCAGCGCGACAGACAATCACAATTTAAGAACAACATTGACATAAAAGTATAAATCCACCGCAAAGATACTAATCCTCTTCTTTCGGCAATAAAGTACGAGGATCACATAAAGCTTGGGGCGACTGGACCCTTCGACAGCCCAAGGCGAACTTCCATCGCATGATGTGTGTCCACAGGCCGGAATGTTTCAGATTCACGGGGGTCTGCAATCAGCACAATGAAACATATAAGATACCAACACAATCatacaattaatgggttaaaaGAACGAAGCAACAGTATGCGTTTCACTTGGTTAAAGAAAATTAGAACAATATGAACTGCTTTCTTCCTAAGTTTTACCATGATCGTTTA is a genomic window of Malus domestica chromosome 09, GDT2T_hap1 containing:
- the LOC103421662 gene encoding transcription factor TCP2-like, with the translated sequence MFSSSSYNSNTVIPFQHNFPFSSFSSSNYPPPPPCANLETCTGDTFLHHIPDPLSGQFSHQNIALMAPPSHQTLTHLGVSSNTVPGIINSTISSSCGDHLHHHQYYHSNYGSISNDNIIPYFLHSSREDLVVASAEMKKDRHSKIFTAQGLRDRRVRLSLNVARQFFDLQDLLGLDRASKTIEWLLKKSRKAIRDLETQKKNLSCSSEQSKSLSSTSECDEVVSDINEVENHVMSKEKEMVMMKKLRESKSTGAYVAKESRAKARAKARERTREKKMCTTSRRPYQMLNQLNLLIEQLDDHETNISSSSKVNFGDHRVNQELGSLLANQAHHHHRHEEDQSALIKRNKMKSFSSVVSDYNTTDQSSSNSHLQFPNASQNWDINGAFPMP